Genomic segment of Triticum aestivum cultivar Chinese Spring chromosome 6A, IWGSC CS RefSeq v2.1, whole genome shotgun sequence:
CGCCCCGCACAGGATCCGCCGTAGGAGGGGAAAAGCcgcgggccgccgccgccgacgccccggGCCGAGCTCAGCGGCGCACACCGGCGACGGCGGGGAGAGGGAGGGTGGGGGGATCGCCGAGGAAGATGGATGGATGGCGCGGTCGACCGCCCGGGAGGGACGGACGCAGTCGCGCGAGGGGTCGTAGGTCAAACACCTGCCAATTGCTAGTTGCAATGCTAATTCCAAAGTTAAAAAAGTTTCTATCTATGCACCATACAGTTTGGGGTTTGGGGTTTGTCAAAACAAGGGCATTCTTCGGAAAGTTTTGGTACATAGACCTGCCCTTCATAGCCAGGAGGATGGGTCGTCGCGTCACTTTTGGCAGTTCGACAGCACAGAGATTCTGAAATTGGGCTCCAGCAGCAAGGAGCGAATCGGGAAGAATGTATTCTTGGTAAAGTTCTCTACCTTGAGGGCTGAGCAGTTGAAGCACATGAATCATCTCTTCTGCACAGGACCCATATTAATCAGATGGCAATGAACAAGTGATACACAAAACATATATTTTCTAATAGTACAATAACAGTGTGTATCATAGAAACATACATTGTCTAACAGTACAACAACAATTTGCAATATATAAACATATTTCTATCAGTACAGCAACAATCTGCATCACAGAAACATAGATTGTCTAATAGTACAACAACAATTTGCAACATTTCTAACAGTACAACAACCAGAGACGGACACCGTCGAGCTCTAGGGTGGCACGCAGCAGTGGATCGCTGCGTGCAGTTGAACAGTCAACATCCATCAGCCAGAATTGGGAAAAAGTACAACATAATACATTATTCAGCAAATGAAGCAATTGACTCCTGAAACTCCAGTTCACAGATCACCAATGCATGCAACACAGAGGGGCAATTTCCACACACACACCCAAGAAGCCATGTCTGCATCTCCAACACACATGCGCGGCAATCGATCTCATCAGTCGAACAAATTTGTACTGCTCATCCATAAAAATGCCACATTATATACTCTGCAGTACAAATTTGTAATGCTCAATAATTTATATACCAGTACAAAGTAAATCAGAAAATATTTCATTCTGCTAGCACTTAGTGATAAGCTTACCTACTCTATTTGTATACCATGAGAGCATATCTGTCTGGACAAACATATTATGCATTGTGCAAAACTTCTGCTCCATCATGTCCACCACCAAAGCCTGTACCTACAAGCATATGAAGTCAGGGAACGAACAACATTCTAGCGATAAGAAAAAAAAAAGATATGATGGGACCTCAATGAGATATTTAGATAAACTCAAATATAATCTGAGGAAAACAACTCAGCTAATTTTTTCGGATGTAAGCTTAGGTCTGATACAACATTAGGAATAGGTAAACAAAAAAACCAATCTACTACTCCCCCAGATCAGGTTTATTGGGCCATCAGGCAGATTCGCCAAGACCAAGCAAGGGCAATGGGGCTAGAGTCGTAGGGATCGGCCTTTCTATTTTGGTAGGGGCCAACGAGCGCACACTCTTCGCTGGGAAATAAATCCACTAAATTTCCTCTTTAGTCGCCCGATTAATTCGTTGATCATTCAGATTACACATCAATTAATGCTAAAACCCCAGCTTTCTCTCACTTGCGCTCGCATGCACAACGGCTCTTTCAAAGCAACTCGTGCCTTCATGGCAGATGCATGACCAGTCGGAGAAGCGTCAATCACACATTCACTGGCTGCTGATCGAAATAAGTGTCAATTACTCTTAATCTCGCTCCATGCTATGTTGGACAAAAAGATATACCCATGCCAACATATTCACAAAGTGACGATGACTATTCCCTTCTTAAAATAAATTTAGCCAGAAAAGATGAAATGAACTCAATTTATTAATTATCTCTGCCACAAATGAAATTGCCTATTGCCACAGGACTATTTCTAAAGTAGTAAAAAATAAATAACATTCACAACCTGCTCATTAGCATTTAGCAGTTAACTAAAACCTTGGAAATTAAAGATGGTAAGCGCACTGGTGGCATGGAGGAACGCAGGTCTGTGGCTGCATGAAGAAGGTGTGGACAGGCACATATGCAGAGTCAGTGGTGAAAGAGAGATGGCCAGATGAGGAGAGCAAGCAGCAGCCAGTAGCCCAGCACACGGCAGTTCATAGGAAGCAACATGGAGACACCGCACTCTTCATGGCGATTAAGAGCGGCCACACAACTGGCAGCACTGTCCGATCAAACAGTTGGTGAAGTATTGGAAATTAGATTTGTCGCAAGTCAGTTTTGCCAGACTAAACCCTCTTAAATGAATCAGATTTTAGTGTACTCCTAACACTCTACAAGGAGTACTAGGTACCATGAATTCTCTCAAACAATATGGAACGAAAGAAATGTAACTAGCTTCTAAGCTTCAGAATGTGCCAATTTTGCTACCTATCCATTTAGTGTAAAGTACCTAGTTTTCTTAATGTAATTGTCTTCAGTTTCCAACCATTATAAACACTTGCACAGCATGCTATGCACCAATACTAACATTATACAATTGTCGAGTATATCATCTAGTTCAGTTCTTATAGAATAAAATGCATTTTTTCCTTCACTTTTTTATAAGGGAACTCAACATCAAGGTCACCAGGGGTTTCAATTAATTAAGGGAAGTCAACATCAGAATACATAGTTACAGTATTACAACTTGCTACAGAAGCATAATTGGCTAGCTACCTTTGTTTTTCAAGGCATAATCATCACATAGAATGTCAAAAGACAATGGAttataaaaagcaaaacaaaacaaaaaaactacatATTAAAAAGATCATCAAGCATATAAAAGAAGGTGACATGATCACATGAGTGTTAGCTTAATGCTAAAGaatggaacacaaatccatcaaccCAATTATGAAAACATAAATTGGTTTAGGAATGCTATTACCTGCAGCGTAGACACATTCAAATGCATGGACGAATTCATGCACATCGAATATGTGCTCGTGGGTCCTGGGAAGTTTCTTTAACTGCAATGAGTCAAGCTCAAACATAAACAGGCCGATAAACGTCTTCAAGAGTATCACATTATTCTTCTCAGCAAACCCTAGTATCCCTGTGCCCTCCTTATGTTCATTCTCGCAAAGTAGCTCGTACTTCTTCTCTTCATTCAGTGAAAGTAGCTTGTCCAGCTCAATGACTCTTACGATCACCCATGAACCAACGCCATCACAATCTGTCTTCCAGTTGTATAACACGGCCTTGTAGTCCCACTCTAACAGACAGAGGAAACCAAGCCCACCCCCATCAGCCTGCAAAATCGAGTAGTGGCTCCTGTGCATCATATGCAATTGCCGCGGCACAGGTATCACAATTAATCTCTCCGTACCCAAATCAAACTCAAAGATGCTTGATGAACTACCAACAAGGATCCAGTAAAGCGAATTCCCAGCGAGCACAGCAGGCTTGGCCATATCTCCTAAGAAGTCCCAGGATGGAAGCAATGTCGAGGTGGGATTACCCCATTCGCGGGTCTCGGACGAGTAAATCCAGGCGATCAATCTTCTATTTTGTTTTTCCTCCTCTGCCATCAACAAGACTACCTGGAACTGGTCTAATCCGGCACGGCGAAGCACCGCCCCGTTGTTCCACCATGAGAGCTTAACATCATCAGGCACCAGGGGAACAGGAATGGGGTGCTGGTCGCCGCTGACAGGATCCCACACCAGGACCGGGCGCCACGATGCCAGGGGTGTTTTTGTTTTCTCGGGGCACCTCCAAGGTAGCCGGAGAATGAGGACGAGACCATCGCGGCATCCAAGGAGCGCGCGGTAGCCGTCCTCTGGGTCGGCCGGCAAGTAGAAGCGGCCCTCCGGCAGACGATTGGGGCG
This window contains:
- the LOC123130215 gene encoding uncharacterized protein is translated as MTSHRRLRSTARPPLENDDLLSEVLLRLPPQPSSIPRASLVCNPWRSLVSDPGFLRRFRLQHRRNAPLLGFFYISFAEGSSRDIYFVPTMDRPNRLPEGRFYLPADPEDGYRALLGCRDGLVLILRLPWRCPEKTKTPLASWRPVLVWDPVSGDQHPIPVPLVPDDVKLSWWNNGAVLRRAGLDQFQVVLLMAEEEKQNRRLIAWIYSSETREWGNPTSTLLPSWDFLGDMAKPAVLAGNSLYWILVGSSSSIFEFDLGTERLIVIPVPRQLHMMHRSHYSILQADGGGLGFLCLLEWDYKAVLYNWKTDCDGVGSWVIVRVIELDKLLSLNEEKKYELLCENEHKEGTGILGFAEKNNVILLKTFIGLFMFELDSLQLKKLPRTHEHIFDVHEFVHAFECVYAAGTGFGGGHDGAEVLHNA